The following coding sequences are from one Luteolibacter yonseiensis window:
- a CDS encoding Ig-like domain-containing protein — protein sequence MRNPFILALLLITLLATGRSGAQSHGLTSRPEVGPYLDGVMPPTPPVVATNWSTVVAFPNLTFVNALGLLPVPGTDKLVVWEREGRMYSFVNNPATTSKTLALDLSNRCQGWDDEGLLAVAFHPAFATNHHIYLWYNWVTPGTVLGNPTTRPPNGTNTRQRLARFTMDPSTGIVDPASEYIIIDQIDHNTWHNGGGMMFHPTDGFLYLTNGNDASAANDQSISNALFGCLIRIDVDKRGGAISHPPVKRSFEEVGPNWPNAYHVPNDNPFVGVPGALEEIFALGLRSPHRMTHDATTNRIFIGDVGEGAFEEVHVIEPSDPAGLNFQWNRIEGYNGDLVAPYIGVNRRPIIDYPHSEGSAVIGGYVYRGSEFPELVGKYVFGDNVTNRIWLLDESSYTPTTKAKKILIATMPFGPGPSSGANYTGLSSFGLDAAGELYLCQMSSVAGKIYKLARGGPPPGTPLPATLSQTGVFSNMAALTPSPKLIPYALNQPFWSDGAVKSRWATVPTGTTVGFNATGEWTWPAGSVLVKHFELPVDDNNPAVHKRLETRLLVKTAAGPVYGATYKWRADNSDADLMDSAITENIPVAITPVGALAGADIGSPGLAGATTRTGDELTVSGSGADIWGNSDQFHFASQQRTGDFDISVRVSSLTQPDLYTKVGLMARENLTAGSRHVYAMVFPSNAARNNNVGGYEYQYRTVAGGPSAAIYPASPQPTVNYPNTWLRMKREGDTFTGYSSVDGVTWSEFARLTLDLPDTLYFGLAATSHNNSALTTAKVVLQNVRMQPWYYPSRTDCMTCHNDNAGGVLGPKTRQLNGDFHYPGGVVDNQLRSWGHVGLFDNPPPETQLPDLDALAAAGDTNASLEKRARSYLDSNCSSCHRPGGVHAFWDARFDTPLAQQGIIYGNLANNLGDPRARVVMPQDVTHSVLHRRMNTIGGGIQMPPLAKNVIDRAGVELLAEWINSLTPNIPPIVALTSPATSRLYLASQPIQLAATASDADGISKVEFYDGGTKIGEDATPPYQFTWTGALRGGHSVAALALDTVGNTALSTAVDITVQGPPLPAPWQHADIGTVGVAGDATYDSGTFTLSASGDDIWGTRDSFHFIYRPFTGDGEVIARVADVENVDGWTKSGVMMRNSLAADSTAAFTAITPGNGAAFQRRKTTAGDSVHTAGANVDAPYWVRLVRAGTTFSAYSSPNGVAWSLIGSDTITMGTTIYAGLALTSHNNSTLAESNFDSVSFINTNSPAYLAKINFQPATATVPAGYLADSGSTYGLRSSGFSYGWSNPASPVEYDSVNAPDQRYDTVIPIAGGSSWEIQVPNARYKVRVVAGDPTYTSGTQTEHITVEGQTLLNASISNGTRFADASNTFNVTDGRLTIATGANAVNTKICFIEITSYDVISNIAPALAISSPSDGGIFYQPASVPIEVIAEDVDTAITKVEFFIDGIRIGEDTTEPYSHLWTGPVYGTHSLTARATDIAGGVGESQSVGVTVNTAGVAGLRGEYYNSTNLTDLVSVRADAAVNFDWGNANPVAGVNADNFSVRWSGKITPRYSESHVFRTNTDDGVRLWVDGRLIIDHWGPQAATSWTGTIALVANQSYDIVMEYYEGGGNASAKLYWSSASQIEEIIPSSRMTVPPPQNLPPAIVLTSPSTGAAVFSTDEVTLAASATDPDGTMNRVEFWADGKMLGQVAAPPYTWNWAGGLKTGTHTVWAVAYDGGGASTTSAVVEVESLPFVVHQLSVQHLSNPDRVAFTLGTTVPAGRGYSIEWSENLIDWTPLRSEIATGSPIEVTDTATGADRRFYRMGITR from the coding sequence ATGCGAAACCCATTCATCCTCGCGCTGCTTCTCATCACGCTGCTCGCCACCGGCAGATCCGGAGCCCAAAGCCATGGCCTGACATCCAGACCGGAGGTCGGCCCTTATCTTGATGGAGTGATGCCACCCACTCCGCCGGTCGTCGCCACCAACTGGAGCACGGTCGTGGCTTTTCCGAACCTGACCTTCGTCAACGCGCTCGGCCTCCTGCCGGTTCCCGGCACGGACAAGCTGGTCGTTTGGGAACGTGAGGGCCGCATGTATTCATTTGTCAACAACCCGGCGACGACAAGCAAAACACTGGCTCTGGATCTCAGCAACCGTTGCCAGGGCTGGGATGACGAGGGACTGCTGGCGGTGGCGTTCCACCCGGCGTTCGCGACCAACCATCACATCTATCTCTGGTATAACTGGGTCACTCCCGGAACGGTCCTTGGAAATCCGACGACGCGCCCGCCGAATGGCACAAACACCCGCCAGCGGCTGGCACGTTTCACCATGGACCCCTCGACCGGCATTGTCGATCCCGCTTCGGAATACATCATCATCGACCAGATCGACCACAACACCTGGCACAACGGCGGCGGCATGATGTTCCATCCGACGGACGGGTTCCTCTACCTGACCAATGGCAATGACGCCAGCGCCGCCAACGACCAGTCCATCAGCAACGCGCTCTTCGGCTGTCTCATCCGCATCGATGTCGACAAGCGCGGGGGGGCGATCAGTCATCCTCCGGTGAAACGCTCGTTCGAGGAGGTCGGACCGAACTGGCCGAACGCCTATCATGTTCCCAATGACAATCCGTTCGTCGGTGTCCCGGGAGCGTTGGAGGAGATTTTCGCCCTCGGCCTGCGCAGCCCGCACCGGATGACCCACGACGCCACGACCAACCGGATTTTTATCGGAGATGTGGGAGAGGGGGCTTTCGAGGAAGTTCACGTGATCGAGCCCAGCGATCCGGCCGGACTCAACTTCCAATGGAACCGCATCGAGGGTTACAACGGAGACCTCGTCGCACCCTACATCGGGGTGAACAGGAGGCCCATCATCGACTATCCGCATAGCGAGGGCAGCGCCGTCATCGGAGGTTATGTTTACCGGGGATCCGAGTTTCCGGAGCTTGTCGGGAAATATGTATTCGGCGACAACGTCACCAACAGGATCTGGCTGCTGGACGAGTCCTCCTACACGCCGACCACCAAGGCGAAGAAAATCCTCATCGCAACGATGCCTTTCGGGCCCGGCCCGAGTTCCGGCGCGAACTACACCGGCCTTTCCTCGTTCGGACTCGATGCGGCGGGCGAACTCTACCTGTGCCAGATGAGCAGCGTGGCGGGGAAGATCTACAAACTCGCCCGCGGTGGTCCGCCTCCCGGAACTCCGCTCCCGGCGACGCTCTCGCAAACCGGCGTTTTCAGCAACATGGCGGCTCTCACTCCGAGTCCGAAGCTGATTCCTTACGCGCTCAACCAGCCGTTCTGGTCGGATGGTGCGGTGAAATCCCGCTGGGCCACCGTTCCCACCGGCACGACCGTCGGTTTCAACGCGACCGGAGAATGGACCTGGCCGGCGGGATCGGTGCTGGTGAAACATTTCGAGCTTCCGGTGGATGACAACAACCCGGCCGTTCACAAACGTCTGGAGACCCGCCTGTTGGTGAAGACCGCCGCTGGCCCTGTTTATGGCGCGACCTACAAATGGCGCGCCGACAACAGCGACGCCGACCTGATGGACAGTGCCATCACTGAAAACATACCCGTCGCCATCACTCCGGTTGGTGCCCTTGCCGGTGCCGACATCGGCTCACCCGGTCTGGCCGGGGCAACCACCCGGACTGGAGACGAACTCACGGTGAGTGGCAGCGGCGCGGATATCTGGGGGAATTCCGACCAATTCCATTTCGCGTCCCAGCAGCGGACCGGCGATTTCGACATCTCCGTCCGGGTTTCATCGCTCACCCAGCCGGATCTTTACACCAAAGTGGGTCTGATGGCACGCGAGAACCTCACGGCAGGCAGCCGTCACGTTTATGCCATGGTCTTCCCCAGCAACGCCGCGCGGAACAACAACGTCGGCGGCTACGAATACCAATACCGCACCGTTGCCGGCGGCCCGTCCGCCGCGATTTATCCGGCGTCCCCGCAGCCGACGGTCAACTATCCGAACACGTGGCTGCGGATGAAACGGGAGGGGGACACCTTCACCGGCTATTCCAGCGTGGACGGTGTGACGTGGTCGGAATTCGCGCGTCTGACTCTCGATCTGCCGGACACCCTTTATTTCGGTCTTGCCGCGACATCCCACAACAACTCCGCTCTCACGACGGCGAAGGTCGTGCTCCAGAACGTCCGGATGCAGCCCTGGTACTACCCGAGTCGTACCGACTGCATGACCTGTCACAATGACAACGCGGGCGGAGTGCTGGGGCCGAAGACCCGCCAGCTGAACGGGGATTTCCATTATCCCGGCGGCGTTGTGGACAACCAGCTCCGGTCATGGGGCCACGTGGGACTCTTCGACAATCCTCCTCCGGAGACCCAATTGCCGGATCTGGACGCGCTCGCCGCGGCCGGTGACACGAACGCTTCCTTGGAAAAACGCGCGCGCTCCTATCTGGATTCGAACTGTTCGAGCTGTCACCGGCCGGGCGGTGTGCATGCGTTCTGGGACGCCCGCTTCGACACTCCTCTTGCGCAGCAGGGAATCATTTACGGCAATCTTGCCAACAACCTGGGAGATCCCCGCGCCCGCGTCGTGATGCCGCAGGATGTCACCCACTCCGTGCTGCACCGCCGCATGAACACGATCGGCGGGGGAATCCAGATGCCGCCACTGGCCAAGAACGTGATCGACCGTGCAGGCGTGGAGCTGCTGGCGGAGTGGATCAATTCGCTTACCCCGAATATCCCGCCGATTGTGGCACTCACCTCTCCGGCAACCAGCAGGCTTTATCTGGCAAGCCAGCCGATCCAGCTTGCCGCGACCGCCAGTGACGCGGACGGGATCAGCAAGGTTGAGTTCTATGACGGCGGCACCAAGATCGGCGAGGATGCCACGCCGCCCTACCAGTTCACCTGGACCGGGGCGCTGCGTGGAGGACATTCGGTTGCCGCCCTGGCTCTCGACACGGTTGGAAACACCGCGCTTTCCACAGCCGTGGACATCACCGTCCAGGGGCCTCCGTTGCCCGCGCCATGGCAGCACGCCGACATCGGCACGGTGGGTGTCGCCGGGGACGCCACCTATGACAGCGGCACTTTCACCCTCTCCGCATCCGGGGACGACATATGGGGCACGAGAGATTCCTTCCATTTCATCTATCGTCCCTTCACCGGTGATGGCGAGGTGATCGCGAGGGTTGCCGATGTTGAGAATGTCGATGGCTGGACCAAGTCCGGAGTGATGATGCGGAATTCCCTGGCAGCGGATTCCACCGCCGCATTCACCGCCATCACTCCTGGGAACGGTGCCGCTTTCCAGCGGAGGAAAACCACCGCCGGAGACTCCGTGCATACCGCCGGGGCGAATGTGGACGCGCCCTATTGGGTGAGGCTCGTCCGTGCGGGCACGACCTTCTCCGCCTATTCCTCGCCGAACGGTGTGGCCTGGTCGCTCATCGGCAGCGACACAATCACGATGGGAACCACGATCTATGCCGGACTGGCACTCACCTCCCACAACAATTCCACACTAGCGGAAAGCAACTTTGACAGCGTCTCCTTCATCAATACGAACAGCCCGGCCTATCTGGCGAAGATCAATTTCCAGCCCGCCACCGCCACCGTGCCGGCGGGCTACCTGGCGGACTCCGGTTCGACATACGGGCTCCGGAGCAGCGGCTTCAGTTATGGGTGGAGCAACCCGGCGTCCCCCGTTGAGTATGACAGTGTGAACGCTCCCGACCAGAGGTATGACACCGTCATTCCCATAGCGGGCGGCTCTTCGTGGGAAATCCAGGTGCCGAACGCCCGCTACAAGGTCCGTGTGGTCGCCGGGGATCCTACCTATACGTCTGGCACCCAGACCGAACACATCACCGTGGAGGGACAAACCCTGTTGAACGCTTCCATTTCCAACGGAACCCGCTTCGCGGACGCCAGCAACACCTTCAATGTCACCGATGGCAGGTTGACGATCGCCACAGGAGCCAATGCGGTGAACACGAAGATCTGCTTCATTGAAATCACCAGCTACGACGTCATCTCCAACATCGCGCCCGCGCTGGCGATCTCCAGTCCCTCGGATGGGGGAATCTTTTATCAGCCGGCATCCGTCCCCATCGAGGTCATCGCGGAGGATGTCGATACGGCGATCACCAAAGTGGAGTTCTTCATCGACGGCATCAGGATCGGCGAGGATACCACGGAACCTTACTCCCATCTGTGGACCGGTCCCGTATACGGCACGCACTCGCTGACCGCAAGAGCCACGGACATCGCCGGTGGAGTCGGAGAAAGCCAGTCCGTCGGCGTCACCGTGAACACTGCCGGTGTCGCGGGGCTGCGCGGTGAGTATTATAATTCCACGAACCTCACCGACCTCGTGAGCGTCCGCGCCGATGCCGCGGTGAACTTCGACTGGGGGAACGCCAATCCCGTCGCCGGAGTCAATGCCGACAATTTCTCCGTGCGCTGGTCCGGGAAAATCACACCTCGTTACAGCGAGAGCCATGTCTTCCGCACCAATACCGACGATGGCGTGAGACTATGGGTGGATGGCCGTCTCATCATCGACCACTGGGGCCCCCAGGCAGCCACGTCGTGGACAGGTACCATCGCTCTCGTCGCGAACCAGAGCTACGACATTGTCATGGAATACTACGAGGGAGGAGGCAACGCCTCGGCTAAGCTCTACTGGTCCAGCGCCAGCCAGATCGAGGAAATCATACCATCCTCCAGGATGACCGTGCCTCCACCGCAGAATCTGCCACCGGCCATCGTTCTGACATCGCCTTCCACCGGAGCTGCCGTGTTCTCCACCGATGAGGTCACCCTCGCCGCCTCCGCGACCGATCCGGACGGGACGATGAACCGTGTCGAGTTCTGGGCGGATGGGAAGATGCTCGGGCAGGTCGCCGCGCCCCCCTACACGTGGAACTGGGCGGGCGGCCTGAAAACCGGCACCCACACGGTATGGGCGGTGGCCTATGACGGAGGGGGCGCCAGCACCACCTCCGCTGTCGTGGAAGTCGAGTCCTTGCCATTCGTGGTCCACCAGCTGTCGGTCCAGCACCTGAGCAACCCGGATCGGGTGGCATTCACCCTTGGCACCACCGTTCCGGCCGGACGGGGCTACAGCATCGAATGGAGCGAGAATCTGATCGACTGGACACCGCTGCGGAGCGAGATCGCGACCGGCTCTCCCATCGAGGTTACGGACACCGCCACAGGTGCGGACCGGAGGTTCTACCGGATGGGAATCACCCGATGA
- a CDS encoding mechanosensitive ion channel family protein, producing the protein MTESNPLTAFLEQFLPEWFFASKYGTPLWVWMSLPLLILTISVIVKLVGAVSLLLLRRTGRMQKQWLVESICEGRSPLQVALGVVIFRGAKTLLPMSAHLQVFLGYAEAAIIIFSAIWFLLNLTVAIAERLRVFLDRSGRSHAKAVIPLARKVANTAIVIIGIMFFLQNMNVNVGAMLAGLGIGGLALALAGQKTVENLFGGIALVMDQPARVGDPCNYEGGTGVVEDVGLRSTRIRTPDRSVVTIPNSKLAEMKIESFAFRDQILLKSLVRLRYETTPEQMKSVLEGIRGLLSAHPDIAENARATFNSFSDTSLDIEIFGYVKSSDYNVFLAVREKVFLDIMDVVVTSGTAFSSPARQPV; encoded by the coding sequence ATGACCGAAAGCAATCCCTTGACGGCCTTCCTTGAACAGTTTCTCCCGGAGTGGTTCTTCGCCTCGAAATATGGCACCCCGCTCTGGGTTTGGATGAGCCTTCCCCTCCTCATCCTGACCATTTCCGTGATCGTCAAGCTGGTGGGAGCCGTCTCGCTGCTGCTGCTCCGCCGGACGGGCCGGATGCAAAAGCAATGGCTGGTGGAGTCCATCTGTGAAGGCAGAAGCCCCTTGCAGGTGGCTCTCGGGGTGGTCATCTTCCGGGGCGCGAAAACCCTGCTGCCGATGTCCGCGCACCTTCAGGTTTTCCTCGGTTACGCAGAGGCGGCGATCATCATTTTCTCCGCCATATGGTTCCTTCTCAACCTGACGGTTGCGATCGCGGAACGGCTCCGCGTTTTCCTGGATCGATCCGGACGCTCGCATGCGAAGGCTGTCATCCCGCTGGCGAGAAAAGTCGCGAACACGGCCATCGTGATCATCGGAATCATGTTTTTCCTCCAGAACATGAACGTCAACGTGGGTGCCATGTTGGCCGGACTGGGAATCGGAGGTCTGGCACTGGCACTCGCCGGGCAAAAGACCGTCGAGAATCTCTTCGGAGGAATCGCCCTCGTGATGGACCAACCGGCGAGGGTGGGAGATCCCTGCAACTACGAAGGAGGAACGGGTGTGGTCGAGGATGTGGGCCTGAGGTCCACACGGATACGCACCCCTGACCGCAGCGTGGTGACCATCCCCAATTCGAAGCTCGCGGAAATGAAGATCGAGAGTTTCGCATTCCGGGATCAGATCCTGCTCAAGTCTCTCGTGCGCCTCAGGTATGAGACGACCCCCGAACAAATGAAATCGGTGTTGGAAGGAATCAGGGGATTGCTTTCCGCGCATCCGGACATCGCGGAGAATGCCAGGGCAACCTTCAATTCCTTCTCCGACACGTCTTTGGACATTGAAATATTCGGCTATGTCAAATCATCGGATTACAATGTGTTTCTCGCGGTCAGGGAGAAGGTCTTTCTCGATATCATGGATGTCGTCGTGACGTCCGGCACCGCATTTTCAAGCCCTGCCCGGCAGCCGGTGTGA
- a CDS encoding YhjD/YihY/BrkB family envelope integrity protein, which yields MKTPWIGLLKRSLDDWMEDKALRLSAALAYYSIFSIAPLLVITMGIAGLAFGTEAVSGQLYDELRGYVGAQSAAALQSMVQSASKPAQGIWATVAGFVMLMVGASGVFGQLKDALNTIWEVKPKPDIGLMAHFREKLLSFGMVLVIGFLLLVSLVLSAAISGVNHFVGHSLAIPAVVWGMIAFVISLGIVTTLFAMIFKILPDARVGWGDVWVGAIVTGLLFEVGKTALGWYLGRESTSSAYGAAGSVVLLLLWVYYTSCILFFGAEFTQVYAQAGGRLIMPTENARPVTETDRAQQGLGPGTRSPIGRDEPPPPRDVHPDFFQRLTGPFLKYVEARGTLLTIEAREALRHVVTLVVWLAIAIVAIFAGWLLLVTTLVGWLVSYLGWSWVGAAGITGGGHILVAAVAGLMMWGRIAKARWFADTLNELRKDREWLLRKPRQN from the coding sequence ATGAAGACTCCATGGATCGGGCTGTTGAAGCGCTCGCTGGACGACTGGATGGAAGACAAGGCCCTCCGGCTCAGTGCGGCCCTGGCCTACTACTCGATTTTCTCAATCGCTCCGCTGCTGGTGATCACCATGGGGATCGCAGGACTGGCCTTCGGCACGGAGGCGGTCAGCGGACAACTCTACGACGAGCTGAGGGGATACGTGGGGGCGCAATCCGCCGCGGCGCTCCAGTCCATGGTCCAGAGCGCTTCCAAACCCGCGCAGGGGATCTGGGCGACTGTCGCGGGATTTGTCATGCTGATGGTGGGGGCGTCCGGAGTTTTCGGCCAGCTCAAGGACGCTTTGAACACGATCTGGGAGGTGAAACCGAAGCCGGACATCGGATTGATGGCACATTTCCGGGAAAAACTGCTCAGCTTCGGGATGGTGCTGGTGATCGGATTCCTGCTGCTGGTCTCGCTCGTGCTGAGCGCCGCGATCTCGGGGGTGAACCATTTTGTCGGACACTCGCTCGCTATCCCGGCGGTCGTGTGGGGGATGATCGCTTTCGTGATTTCCTTGGGCATCGTCACCACGCTCTTCGCGATGATCTTCAAAATATTGCCCGACGCCCGGGTCGGCTGGGGTGATGTTTGGGTGGGCGCGATTGTGACCGGTTTGTTGTTCGAGGTGGGGAAGACGGCTTTGGGCTGGTATCTGGGACGGGAAAGCACCTCCAGTGCCTATGGTGCGGCGGGCTCGGTGGTCCTTCTGTTGCTGTGGGTTTACTATACCTCATGCATCCTGTTTTTTGGCGCGGAGTTCACCCAAGTCTATGCCCAGGCTGGCGGGCGCCTCATCATGCCGACCGAAAACGCGCGGCCGGTCACCGAAACGGATCGTGCGCAACAGGGTCTCGGCCCCGGGACCCGCTCCCCCATCGGACGTGATGAGCCACCTCCGCCACGGGACGTTCATCCGGATTTTTTCCAGCGATTGACCGGTCCGTTCCTGAAATATGTCGAAGCCCGTGGAACATTGCTCACCATTGAGGCACGCGAGGCCTTGCGGCATGTGGTCACGCTCGTTGTCTGGCTGGCGATCGCCATCGTGGCAATCTTCGCCGGTTGGCTGCTGCTGGTGACCACGCTGGTGGGCTGGCTTGTCAGCTACCTCGGCTGGTCGTGGGTCGGCGCCGCCGGGATCACGGGCGGGGGACACATTCTTGTGGCCGCCGTGGCCGGACTCATGATGTGGGGGCGCATTGCCAAGGCAAGGTGGTTTGCCGATACTCTCAACGAACTCAGAAAGGACCGGGAATGGCTACTCAGAAAACCCAGGCAGAATTGA
- a CDS encoding glycine zipper domain-containing protein, with the protein MKTDTESANENRDPITGEPGSHPIGTGVGSLAGAATGAFLGALGGPVGMAIGGVVGAVAGAATGHGLAEELDPTVEDAHWETNYRFQPYYLAGYDFGDYGPAYRVGYEGHARNRGRSFEESEQELASGWEETRGMSRLQWEHARPAVRDGWHRRDCATPGTTDRTGR; encoded by the coding sequence ATGAAAACCGACACAGAGTCCGCAAACGAGAATCGCGATCCGATCACCGGCGAACCCGGCAGCCATCCCATTGGAACCGGAGTGGGTTCACTGGCTGGAGCCGCGACAGGAGCCTTCTTAGGAGCGCTTGGCGGACCTGTCGGGATGGCGATCGGCGGAGTGGTCGGTGCGGTCGCGGGTGCGGCGACCGGTCATGGACTGGCGGAAGAACTCGATCCCACCGTGGAAGACGCGCATTGGGAGACGAATTACCGGTTCCAGCCGTATTACCTCGCAGGCTATGATTTCGGCGACTATGGCCCGGCTTATCGTGTGGGTTACGAGGGGCATGCCCGCAACCGGGGGCGGTCCTTTGAAGAGTCCGAACAGGAACTGGCCAGCGGCTGGGAAGAGACCCGGGGCATGTCGCGCCTGCAATGGGAACACGCCCGGCCCGCCGTGAGGGATGGCTGGCACCGCAGGGATTGCGCGACACCCGGCACCACCGATCGAACCGGCCGTTGA